The sequence below is a genomic window from Mercenaria mercenaria strain notata chromosome 14, MADL_Memer_1, whole genome shotgun sequence.
GGGGGGAGGGTGGgcaggggcacctgtggtctttctccaccatcaaaactggaaagtcaccatttgatctataattgtgtctgtgcgacataaaaccaaacaaaaaaaacaacagttcagTACGTAGAGCACAAGACTTAATTGTTAGGTCATTTAATAATTCTGCTCTTGGGTTTGGTTTAGGGAATTTtgggggggagggagggggggtGCTAAGCACAGTGTGAGTGTTCTCCATccattctaaaataattttacctcCACCTCTGAATTTTGTTAGGAAGTTGTAGGGTCTTGGTGATGAAGATGTTACTTTAACATGCTGAACAGGTTTGGTAAACTGACTGCCATTATGTTACTAAAATCCtgtcatgtttaaaaaaattaacccACATGTTGACACTGATATGGTCAGAATAGGTAGACATTAGGACTTGGTGAATGTGGACAGTGATTCTTATCTATATATGCAGCATACATGATACAGATGTAGATAGCTGTTAAGTTTTGTTAAAAATCAATTTgtattacttgaaaaatgaaagcacttgtaaattataaatatttataaaagttttatttgttttaggaACAGATGACAAACAGACTAAACTCACAGCAACAGCAATATAAAATGTTGAAGGTACGTACATGTTCATGTGTTACTTGTATTTCTGACTGTGCAGGTCTCTGCTATCTGTCTCTATTGTTTCTGAATCATGGGTATAGAGAGACTCGGAGATTACGTTTGTGAAGGATGTTCATGATGAAATTTTCATTCGAGAAATTGAAAAAATTGAAGTGACAGGACATAAATGCAACACCGCTGTTATGTAACTTAAATACTGTGGGAAATTGGCCAAAGACCCTGTGTGTCATTGATTCTCGAGTGGGTTATGTTTCACTGTTCAGATTTGGCTGTATATAGTTTACACATGGAACATGATATTTCAGAGTCAGCATGAAGACATGGAGACAGAGTTTGGTCGTTTACAGAATGAGAAGGAAAAAGAGAACGAGGAACACAAGAAACAGGACGAGGAACGTGCAATAGAATATAACCAGTTTAAACAGGAAAAATCCCTCGAAATAGCTAGTCTTAAAGGTAAATAAAACTAGATATTAATCATCCGAATGATGAGTATAACCagttgaaacaagaaatatctagAAATAGGGAAAAGGAGAATATCGGGCTGTATGAGTTATATACTGTAGTAAGTGAAATACTGGAAAAGTACATGTAAACAGCTAGTGTTAATGGTGATAAAACTGATTTTGGTAAAGAaatggatttttagctcgactattcgaagaatagtctagctattctactcaccctggcgtcggcgtcggtgtcggcgtcggcgtcacaccttggttaagtttttgcatgcaagtacatacagctatcatttaaaggcctatagctttgaaacttatttattctttttctaggtcaattaccaacctcactgggtcaagttccataactctaacatgtattttgagcaaattatgcccctttttggacttagaaaattctggttaaagttttacatgcaagttactatctccaaaactaatgcagatattgaattgaaacttcacatgtgtctttggggttataaaactagttgatagcaccaagtcccataactctg
It includes:
- the LOC128548144 gene encoding rho GTPase-activating protein gacV-like — protein: MVEDQIIAKDELKQRCDNEKEQMTNRLNSQQQQYKMLKSQHEDMETEFGRLQNEKEKENEEHKKQDEERAIEYNQFKQEKSLEIASLKDSVANLEREKEQLTQQMAELKLQLQGSLVGTALVAKEP